CGACGAGGTTGCCGTCGATCCTGTAGCCGTAGCGACTTCCGACCCGCGCTTGTCTGGAGACATGGCGATGCCATCCGTCGGCGTCGGCCTTCAGCGGATGTTCCGTGTCGTCGAGTAAAAGGCTCACCTCGCGTGCTGTCGGCGCCCACAAGGCAAAGCGAATGCCATCGGAGGTTATCTCTGCCCCAAAGGGCATGGAGTGAACGCGCCGCATCGGATCCCCGTAAACTCTTTATGGAAAGCACTTGCGAACGAGCATCTTAAGGCAATGTTCCAGGCGATATCAAAAAAACAGCCAAGCTCGGATTTCATGCAACGCTTCCGTCCGTTCAAGCTCGGCTGTTCTCGCGGTTCGGGGTACCCGAAAATTTTCCGAAATTTCTGCGGAACCCAATCCGGGGTCAGTGAGTTTATCAGCGCGACTGCCTATGGCGCGGGGGTCGCTGGGGATTGCGCCGCTGAGCGAACATGCTGGAATCATTTCAACTGGAAGCCGATGCGGCTTTCCCGACAACGGCGCATGCCGAATTGCAGGACAGCGTCCAGCCGTCCGTTTCCGTTAAACGACGCCAATCCATCCTCTTCGTCACGTCCGAGATCGCCGATTACATCAAGGCCGGGGGGCTCGGCGAGGTTTCCGCAGCGCTTCCGCGCGCTCTTCGGCGCCAATACGACGTGCGCATTCTCATTCCGGGCTATCGTCAGGTTCTGTCGCAGATCGGTCCGGTGGAAGAAATCGCCCGTCTGCCGGCTTCCTTCGGGATTCCCGCCTGCGGCCTGGGGCGCGGCACGACGCAGGACGGCCTGACGGTCTATGTCCTGCTCTGTCCCGAACTCTATGACCGCGACGGCTCGCCTTATGTCGATGGCTTCGGCATGGACTGGAGCGACAACGACATCCGTTTCGCGCGCCTCGGCCTTGCGGCGGCCGACATCGCCTGCGGCAGCGGCGATCCTCTATGGCGCGCCGATCTCATGCATCTCAACGACTGGCCGTCGGGTCTCGCATCGGCTTACCTGGCTTGGCGCGGACAGCACATCCCGACCATCCTGACAATTCACAACCTGGCCTACCAGGGCAACTTCGACAGAAGCCGGCTGTCGTATCTCGGCATTCCCGACGCGGCGTTTCAGATCAACGGCGTCGAGTTCTACGGAAAAGTCTCCTTCCTGAAGGCGGGCATTTACTACTCTTCCCATATCACGACGGTGAGCTCCACCTATGCCCAGGAGATCACGCGGCCGGAATTCGGATGCGGTCTCGACGGCCTGCTGCGGACCTGTGCCGAGCAGGGACGGCTGGACGGCATCATCAACGGCATCGACGAGAGCTGGGATCCGAGCCGGGATCCCTATCTCGTGAGCCCGTTCTCGGCGGAGAACTGGCGCGGCAAACGCATCAATGCCGACAACGTGCGCGAGAATTTCGGGCTCGCCCTGTCGAATGGGCCGCTCTTCGCTGTCGTGTCCCGCCTCGTTCACCAGAAAGGCGTCGATCTCGCCATCTCGGCGGCGGAAACCATCGTCTCGCAGGGCGGGCAGATCGCCGTCATCGGCCAGGGCGAACCGCGTTTCGAATCCGACCTGCAGGCCCTCGCAAACCGTCATCCCGGTTCCGTCGGCGTGAAGATCGGTTACGACGAGGGCGATGCGCGGCGCATGTATGCCGGCAGCGATTTCCTGCTCATGCCGTCCCGCTTCGAGCCCTGCGGCCTGAGCCAGATGTATGCGCAGCGTTTCGGCTCCCTGCCGATTGCGCATCGAACCGGCGGACTTGCGGATACCATCGAAGACGGCATCAACGGATTCCTGTTCGGGGAACCTTCGCTCAACCGCTTCATGGATGCCATCAAGAGAGGCCTGGAAACCTTCCGGTCGGGATCTCGCCTCACAGCCATGCGAAGGGCTGCGATGAGCCGACCGCACGGTTGGGACCGATCCGCGTCGCGCTATCAGGAAGTCTACGAGCGTGCCTGCCGGACGGCGCTTGCGTAACTCCTTCCCACACCGGGACACGGACACGATGGGCTGACCTATGTTCAGCCCATTTTTCGTTCATCCTGATCGACGAATAAATGGCGCCGACATGATGTTGCAGCCTTATTCTTAAGCCTCTGCCGTTTTTTCGGGCATGTGCCGTATGACCGGATTCCCGTCGTCGGCTGTAGAGAAATGCTTCGGACCTGAAGCATAAGGCGTTCTTCGAACTGGCATGGTTCTTGCGTAATCACCCGGCGTTGCACCTGAAACAGGGCGGCCGAGGGAGAGGACCTATGTCGATGTTGAAGATGACCCGTAGACACCTGATGGCGCTGGCCTCCGCCGCGCTGGTCTCCGGCGCTGTCATGGGAACGGCGCAGGCGCAGGAGACCATCAAGGTCGGCGTTCTGCATTCCCTGTCCGGCACGATGGCGATCAGCGAGACGACGCTGAAGGACGTCATGCTGATGCTCATCGAGGAGCAGAACAGGAAGGGCGGCCTGCTCGGCAAAAAGCTCGAGGCCGTGGTCGTCGATCCTGCTTCCAACTGGCCTCTCTTCGCCGAGAAAGCACGCGAGCTGATCAGCCAGAACAAGGTTGCGGCCGTGTTCGGATGCTGGACCTCCGTATCCCGCAAATCCGTTCTCCCGGTGTTCAAGGAACTCAACAGCATCCTCTTCTATCCCGTGCAATACGAGGGCGAGGAAAGCGAGCGGAACGTGTTCTACACGGGCGCCGCGCCGAACCAGCAGGCCATTCCGGCCGTCGATTATCTCGCCAAGGAAGAGAAGGTCGAGCGCTGGGTGCTTGCCGGCACCGACTACGTCTATCCGCGCACGACCAACAAGATCCTCGAAGCCTACCTGAAGTCCAAGGGCGTGAAGTCCGAGGACATCATGATCAACTATACGCCGTTCGGTCATTCCGATTGGCAGACCATCGTGGCCGATATCAAGAAGTTCGGATCGGCCGGCAAGAAGACCGCCGTCGTCTCCA
This region of Microvirga mediterraneensis genomic DNA includes:
- the glgA gene encoding glycogen synthase GlgA, translating into MLESFQLEADAAFPTTAHAELQDSVQPSVSVKRRQSILFVTSEIADYIKAGGLGEVSAALPRALRRQYDVRILIPGYRQVLSQIGPVEEIARLPASFGIPACGLGRGTTQDGLTVYVLLCPELYDRDGSPYVDGFGMDWSDNDIRFARLGLAAADIACGSGDPLWRADLMHLNDWPSGLASAYLAWRGQHIPTILTIHNLAYQGNFDRSRLSYLGIPDAAFQINGVEFYGKVSFLKAGIYYSSHITTVSSTYAQEITRPEFGCGLDGLLRTCAEQGRLDGIINGIDESWDPSRDPYLVSPFSAENWRGKRINADNVRENFGLALSNGPLFAVVSRLVHQKGVDLAISAAETIVSQGGQIAVIGQGEPRFESDLQALANRHPGSVGVKIGYDEGDARRMYAGSDFLLMPSRFEPCGLSQMYAQRFGSLPIAHRTGGLADTIEDGINGFLFGEPSLNRFMDAIKRGLETFRSGSRLTAMRRAAMSRPHGWDRSASRYQEVYERACRTALA
- the urtA gene encoding urea ABC transporter substrate-binding protein codes for the protein MALASAALVSGAVMGTAQAQETIKVGVLHSLSGTMAISETTLKDVMLMLIEEQNRKGGLLGKKLEAVVVDPASNWPLFAEKARELISQNKVAAVFGCWTSVSRKSVLPVFKELNSILFYPVQYEGEESERNVFYTGAAPNQQAIPAVDYLAKEEKVERWVLAGTDYVYPRTTNKILEAYLKSKGVKSEDIMINYTPFGHSDWQTIVADIKKFGSAGKKTAVVSTINGDANVPFYKELANQGVKATDIPVVAFSVGEEELAGIDTKPLVGHLAAWNYFQSVDTPDNKAFIEKWKAFTKNDKRVTNDPMEAHVIGFNMWVKAVEKAGSTDPDKVIDAIVGVEVPNLTGGVSKMLPNHHITKPVLIGEIKEDGQFETVSQTDALVPGDAWSKYLEGSKDMIADWKDLKCGNYNTVTKKCGA